One window of the Runella slithyformis DSM 19594 genome contains the following:
- a CDS encoding sugar phosphate isomerase/epimerase family protein yields the protein MPENNYPKLHNATWPGIVGKGPDSEPAIALDTMLEMTAAAEVDGVKFDGVDLGLFDPHYDLDISDDGIKRLADKVAAHGLEIGSLVAPIWGGPAMGTKEQRAEFVEMVRKSCIIGQKLREMGIRPNGIVRIDSASGPHDWAADPAGNTKLIAQTFREAADVAADFGERLAAEGEICWGGMHSWKYMLETLEAVDRKNVGFQADMSHTTLYLLGYNAPEHRILPEDFQWGDRATFLEALKTLTKALRPWTIDFHVAQNDGTVFGSGSHDKTGRHCQATDPNGKLDITHDAGLWLRDESGELTKAFRHICWDGCMFPNAVMNNQQTWNDILAAMINVRKAHGWYEA from the coding sequence ATGCCCGAAAATAATTATCCTAAACTCCACAATGCCACCTGGCCCGGTATTGTGGGAAAAGGTCCCGATTCGGAACCTGCCATTGCACTGGATACCATGCTCGAAATGACCGCCGCTGCCGAAGTGGACGGAGTTAAATTCGACGGGGTAGACCTTGGCCTGTTTGATCCTCACTACGACTTAGATATTTCAGACGACGGCATTAAGCGTTTGGCCGATAAAGTAGCCGCTCACGGACTCGAAATCGGTAGTTTGGTAGCACCTATTTGGGGCGGACCTGCCATGGGTACCAAAGAGCAACGGGCTGAATTTGTGGAAATGGTGCGTAAAAGCTGCATCATTGGCCAAAAACTGCGCGAAATGGGCATTCGTCCCAACGGTATTGTCCGTATTGATTCGGCAAGCGGCCCGCACGACTGGGCCGCTGACCCTGCCGGTAACACCAAACTCATTGCCCAAACGTTCCGCGAAGCCGCCGACGTCGCCGCTGACTTTGGCGAGCGTTTGGCCGCCGAAGGGGAGATCTGCTGGGGCGGAATGCACAGCTGGAAATACATGCTCGAAACCCTCGAAGCCGTTGACCGTAAAAACGTGGGCTTCCAGGCGGATATGTCGCACACGACCCTGTATCTCCTGGGCTACAACGCCCCCGAGCACCGCATCCTGCCCGAAGATTTTCAGTGGGGCGACCGTGCGACCTTTCTGGAAGCGTTAAAAACATTGACCAAAGCATTGCGTCCGTGGACGATCGACTTCCACGTTGCCCAAAACGACGGGACCGTGTTTGGCTCCGGCTCGCACGACAAAACCGGCCGCCACTGCCAGGCTACAGACCCTAACGGCAAACTTGACATCACGCACGATGCGGGCCTTTGGCTCCGCGACGAAAGCGGTGAACTGACCAAGGCGTTCCGCCATATCTGCTGGGATGGTTGTATGTTCCCCAATGCGGTCATGAACAATCAGCAAACCTGGAATGATATTCTGGCTGCCATGATCAACGTACGCAAAGCACACGGCTGGTACGAGGCATAA
- a CDS encoding Gfo/Idh/MocA family protein, whose protein sequence is MAQKKEIRIGLVGSGLMGRTHANGYNRIANFFPELEYRPVLKAVCSRNAEKVQAFAEQWGFESYETDWKALVAREDIDAIDICTPNDSHAEIAIAAAAAGKMILCEKPLARTLAEGEAMLEAAEKAGIKTTVWYNYRRIPAVTLAKQIVDSGKLGKIFHYRANFLQDWTINADLPQGGTGLWRMDVDSAGSGVTGDLLAHCIDTAMWINGAITDVSAMTETFVKERMHQITGKVQPVGIDDACLFHCHFANGSLGLFESTRYARGHKALYTFEINGEHASIRWDLHDLNRLEYFDHSDESIVRGWRSIHVTDGDQPYMNRWWIPGCGIGYEHSFIHQVADFLKSLETGEPCGPTFKDALQTQKVCEAVIESANSRSWKDTGAEAIG, encoded by the coding sequence ATGGCACAAAAAAAAGAAATAAGAATCGGATTGGTGGGGTCGGGGCTGATGGGCCGTACCCACGCCAACGGATATAACCGCATTGCAAATTTTTTCCCTGAATTGGAATACCGCCCGGTATTGAAGGCCGTTTGCTCACGCAATGCCGAAAAAGTACAGGCCTTTGCCGAGCAATGGGGCTTTGAGTCGTACGAAACGGATTGGAAGGCCTTGGTGGCCCGCGAGGATATCGACGCCATCGACATCTGTACGCCCAACGACAGCCACGCCGAGATCGCCATCGCGGCGGCAGCAGCGGGAAAGATGATCCTGTGCGAAAAACCCCTGGCCCGCACGCTGGCCGAAGGCGAAGCCATGCTCGAAGCCGCCGAAAAAGCAGGCATCAAAACCACCGTTTGGTACAACTACCGTCGTATTCCGGCCGTGACCCTAGCCAAACAAATTGTGGATTCGGGCAAGCTGGGCAAGATCTTTCATTACCGCGCCAACTTCCTCCAGGACTGGACCATCAACGCCGACCTGCCGCAGGGCGGTACGGGCCTGTGGCGCATGGACGTAGATTCGGCCGGTTCGGGCGTAACGGGTGACCTGCTCGCGCACTGTATCGACACGGCCATGTGGATCAACGGCGCCATCACTGATGTATCGGCCATGACCGAGACCTTCGTGAAGGAGCGTATGCACCAAATCACGGGCAAAGTGCAGCCCGTGGGTATCGACGATGCCTGCCTTTTCCATTGCCATTTTGCCAACGGTTCCCTGGGCCTTTTTGAGTCTACGCGCTACGCGCGCGGCCACAAAGCCCTGTATACCTTCGAGATCAACGGCGAGCACGCATCGATCCGCTGGGATCTGCACGACCTGAACCGCCTCGAATATTTTGACCACAGCGACGAATCCATCGTACGCGGCTGGCGCTCCATCCACGTAACCGACGGCGACCAACCGTACATGAACCGTTGGTGGATTCCGGGCTGCGGCATCGGCTACGAGCACAGCTTCATCCACCAAGTGGCGGATTTCCTTAAAAGCCTCGAAACCGGCGAGCCGTGCGGCCCCACGTTCAAAGACGCGCTCCAAACCCAAAAAGTATGCGAAGCCGTCATTGAATCAGCCAATTCACGGAGCTGGAAAGATACGGGCGCTGAGGCGATT
- a CDS encoding aldose 1-epimerase family protein, translating to MTPSWINKLSNAAQLGGIETSVIDNGLGKGTRIAWINTGTGLRFKVVIDRAMDIADAFYNQHSLAWLSHAGTLPPQPFSDRGIDWIRTFGGGLLTTCGLSHVGGPESDVYGERGLHGLVSNIPAELESIIQPDPVMGKMEMSITGIIKQTQVFGPILELRRTISATLGEAKIRIHDEVLNRANTATPHMMLYHCNFGWPLADEGAEIVWQGAWQSRDGDPNNPIFREGNDFRRCPAPLDEHSGGGEEAAFIDIDADADGICHCGLRNAALGLEVALRFQKSQLPWMTNWQHWGKGEYVTGIEPGTNPPIGQAKAREQNTLIQLAPGERRTYELEIEVLEV from the coding sequence ATGACTCCTTCGTGGATAAACAAACTGTCAAATGCGGCCCAACTGGGCGGAATTGAGACGTCGGTCATTGATAATGGTTTGGGGAAAGGAACCCGTATCGCGTGGATCAATACCGGAACGGGGCTGCGTTTTAAGGTCGTTATTGACCGCGCCATGGACATTGCCGATGCGTTTTATAATCAGCATAGTTTAGCGTGGCTCAGCCATGCCGGTACGCTGCCTCCGCAACCTTTCTCCGACCGTGGCATTGACTGGATACGGACCTTTGGCGGCGGGCTTTTGACCACCTGCGGCCTGTCGCACGTGGGCGGTCCGGAATCGGATGTGTACGGCGAGCGTGGCCTGCACGGATTGGTAAGTAATATTCCTGCCGAACTGGAATCCATTATCCAACCCGACCCCGTCATGGGGAAAATGGAAATGAGCATTACGGGGATCATCAAACAGACGCAGGTGTTTGGACCCATACTCGAACTGAGACGAACCATCTCCGCCACCCTCGGCGAGGCAAAGATCCGTATTCATGATGAGGTGCTCAACCGCGCCAACACCGCCACGCCGCACATGATGCTGTACCACTGTAATTTTGGGTGGCCACTGGCAGACGAAGGCGCAGAGATCGTTTGGCAGGGTGCGTGGCAATCGCGCGACGGTGACCCCAACAACCCTATTTTCCGGGAAGGCAATGATTTTCGTCGTTGCCCGGCACCGTTGGATGAGCACAGCGGCGGCGGCGAAGAAGCCGCTTTCATTGACATTGACGCCGATGCCGACGGAATCTGCCATTGCGGATTGCGCAATGCAGCTCTTGGCCTGGAAGTGGCGCTCCGTTTTCAAAAAAGCCAACTGCCCTGGATGACCAATTGGCAGCATTGGGGCAAAGGGGAATACGTAACGGGCATCGAGCCGGGCACGAATCCACCCATCGGACAGGCGAAGGCAAGGGAGCAAAATACGCTCATTCAATTGGCGCCCGGTGAGCGTCGCACCTATGAGCTGGAAATAGAGGTGTTGGAAGTATAA